CGAGATGGACGAGCTCCTTGTGGGCGAAGTCGCGGAACGCCGCGAATTCCGGCGCCCCCGCAAGCCCGGGAACGTTCTCGATGAGGAGCGCCCTCGGCTGGACGGCGTGGACGAGGTAGATGGTGGCTTCCAGGAGACGTACCTCGTCGTCGTCGGTGGTCCGGCCGCGAGTCGCCGCCGACTTCACCCGGGGCAGACCGGCCGAGAGTAGGTCGACGTCGTAGCAGTGCTGGTGATCCACCGGGTCGAAGTCCAAGAGATCCGTCTCCAGGACCTGCCAAGAGGGCCTGTTCAGTCGTAGCGTCTCGCACGCGACGGGATTCTTGTCGAGCAGCAACACCGGCTCGAACCCGGCCTGTTCGAGCCCCAGCGTCAGCCCTCCCCCTCCGGAGCACAGATCCAGGGAACGCAGCTTCTTCACGGGTTTCCGTCCTCGGTTCGTCGGGCTCTCTCGGACTTGATGTGGGCCAGGTTCGCCGCGACCTGCGACGCGATCTCTTCCGGTCTCTCGTGCTCCCAGAACCGCAGGACCGTCCAGCCCGCCGCCTCCAGATGCCCCGAAGTCTCCTTGTCCCTGGCGATGTTCTTGTCGAGCTTCTCGCGCCACCACTCGGCATTCGCTTTCGGCTGAGTCGCGTGCACGGGACAGCCGTGCCAGAAGCAGCCGTCGAGGAAGACTGCGACCTTGGCCCTGGTGAACATGATGTCCACGGACCGTCGAGGCATGTCGGGAACGCGAGCGTTGACCCGGTAGCGGTGACCCGAGGCGTGGAGCAGCTTACGAACAGCCACCTCGGGCTTGGTGTCGCGGCGCGCCTGTCGGCTCATCCGGGCCGAGACAGCGGCGGATGAGGGCTTCGCTGTGTTCATGACGCAGAACTGTCCGTTGTCCCTAACCCGCCCCGTGGCACTCCCTGTACGCATTACCTGACCCGCACCAGCACGTGGCGTTGCGGGACGGGGGCCAGGGGGTCGCCCGGCCGCGGGCCGCGAGGGTGGTGGCGTACTGGGGGAGCAGGTTCGGGTCCGAGGGGGAGGCCGACTCGGAGGCGGCGAAGGCCTCGTAGG
Above is a window of Streptomyces sp. NBC_01498 DNA encoding:
- a CDS encoding very short patch repair endonuclease produces the protein MNTAKPSSAAVSARMSRQARRDTKPEVAVRKLLHASGHRYRVNARVPDMPRRSVDIMFTRAKVAVFLDGCFWHGCPVHATQPKANAEWWREKLDKNIARDKETSGHLEAAGWTVLRFWEHERPEEIASQVAANLAHIKSERARRTEDGNP